The Bryobacteraceae bacterium genomic sequence GGACGCGAAAGCCCCCGTTTGGCATCGCACCCACCTCGAACGCGAAGTGCCCAGTTTGCTCTTTGATAGCAAAATCGAGCCGGATTCCGAAGTGCGTCGGATGGCCCCCACTGTGCCTCCGCACTTCGTTGATGCCGCCTCGATCGCGCAGAGCATGATCGAGCGTCGAGCGGAGGGCATCCGTAACGAAGCCGAGGGCGTCGAGAAAGTTACTCTTGCCCGACCCGTTCTGGCCAACCAGAAATGTGAGGTCTTCCAGATCTACGTTGCAGGCGCCGATACTCCGGTAGTTTTTGATCTGGACCCGATGAACGAACTTTATGTGGTTTGCCGCTACCGAACCCGGTAGCGCCGCCAGACCTCCAGGATATCCTTGCCGCGAAAACGGATGGTGCGGTCGTCGAGGACCTCGGCCGCGGTCCGGAATTCAGAGTCGATCGGCAGGGAGTTGCGCGTGGTGTATTCGATCTCCAGCGTCATCGGTCCGGGTACCACATACGGCTTGACCTTTCCGATTTTTGCGACGCTCCGTTTGGCCCCTTCGAAGATCGCCTTGCGTGCTGACTCCGCCGACAGGCTGATGCAGGTGTAGCGTCCGATTCCCTCCTTGACCTCGACCATCTCCGCGTCGGGCACGATCTCGCGCAGTTCGGCGACCGCTGCCCGGTCGCCCGTCAGCAGAATCGCTGGAGTGCCGAAGTGCCCCGCCATGGCCGCGATGACGTCGATCTCGCCCACGGGCTTCCCGTTCAGCTTCATGGTCTGGATGCCGAGCGAGCTGTAGCTGTGCGCCATGATCCCGCCGCGAATATTCGCCTTGCTGTGCTGGCCGACGTAGGCAACGGCGCTGAACTTGCGCTCCATCAGCATCGACGCGCCGAGGCCGCCCATGACGAGCTTCGCTTTCGGGATGGTGAGGGTGGAGAGGGTCTGGCTTCCGTCGTGACCGTCCCAGACGATCACCTCCTTGGCGCCGCCGGCGAGAAAGCCGTCGACGGCCGCGTTGATCTCGCCCGTGAGAAGCTGGCGCATCTCGGGGTCTTTCGGGTCGGTCTGCTCCTGGCGACATACACCCCCAACGCCTTCGGCGTCGGTGATCAGGAAGATGGTTTGCGGATAGGCTGCGGCACAGAGGACGAACAGCGCGGCGAAATGCTTCATGGGGGAAGTATACGCGGCGAATCGGGTATCCTTCCACTGATGAAGCTCGCCATTGTTGCAGGTTGCCTGATTGCCGCTTCGGCCACGGCGCAAAAGACCCATACGGAAATCACGAAGCCGACCACGCCGCGCGACGATTCGAAAGCGAACTCGGCATCGGTGCCGGATGTCTACGCGATCGATACGCAATTCCGGCGCGTGGTGGTGCTGCGCTTCAAGTATCAGACCGACCTGCTCGGCGGGCTCGAAAAGATGATGGCCGAGCAGAAGATCAAGAACGCGGTGTTTCTATCGGGGATCGGTTCGGTTCGCAACTACCACGTGCATTCGGTGAGCAACCGCGAGTTCCCTTCGAAGAACATGTTCGTCAAGGACCCGGCGACTCCGGCCGACATCATCTCGATCAACGGCTACGTGATCGGCGGGCGCATCCACGCCCACATGACGCTGACCGACGGGGACAAGTCCTGGGGTGGGCACATCGAGCCGGGGAATCCCGTCTTCACATTTGCGATCGTGACACTGGGAGTTCTTCCGGATGACGTGGACCTGTCAAAGGTCGACGACAAGACCTATCGTTGAGCCGATTTGGGGCCAAGCCGGCGCTCGATCTGACGGGCAAGGAGGCTTGCCTTCCCCTCGCCGCCGCCAGCCAGCAGAGCCATCCCCGTATCCGCTGGCCTCCCCGTTGCGAGCAGCGCCTCGCTCGGAATCGTCCGGAAATCGACAATCCGGAAAGGCACGCGGACCTTCCCCACCAGAACCGACTTCGGCATCCGTTCCTTCGCCCGGCCCACATACAACACCACCTGCTCCACAGCGCAACGATGCCGCTGAGCCAGCAGATGGTAGTAGATGCCCTGGCGATGGCGGATATCGCGGTCGTTTGTGCTCTGGAACTCGATATGGA encodes the following:
- a CDS encoding DNA-binding protein, translating into MKLAIVAGCLIAASATAQKTHTEITKPTTPRDDSKANSASVPDVYAIDTQFRRVVVLRFKYQTDLLGGLEKMMAEQKIKNAVFLSGIGSVRNYHVHSVSNREFPSKNMFVKDPATPADIISINGYVIGGRIHAHMTLTDGDKSWGGHIEPGNPVFTFAIVTLGVLPDDVDLSKVDDKTYR
- a CDS encoding M55 family metallopeptidase, which encodes MKHFAALFVLCAAAYPQTIFLITDAEGVGGVCRQEQTDPKDPEMRQLLTGEINAAVDGFLAGGAKEVIVWDGHDGSQTLSTLTIPKAKLVMGGLGASMLMERKFSAVAYVGQHSKANIRGGIMAHSYSSLGIQTMKLNGKPVGEIDVIAAMAGHFGTPAILLTGDRAAVAELREIVPDAEMVEVKEGIGRYTCISLSAESARKAIFEGAKRSVAKIGKVKPYVVPGPMTLEIEYTTRNSLPIDSEFRTAAEVLDDRTIRFRGKDILEVWRRYRVR